From Ptychodera flava strain L36383 chromosome 2, AS_Pfla_20210202, whole genome shotgun sequence, the proteins below share one genomic window:
- the LOC139118104 gene encoding uncharacterized protein, translating to MFRPQMYFMMLVVVSSHLLGLVSMQTEYGTGTCDSQGLDCHRSVLILNDEWGTSKGGLSTMNRQIALEAKNAGFEVYVTVLDASEDDIDDAYEKGIKLVKAKIVDSREPNMDWLTIYHPVQFPDLEKIPNLDIIIGHVPLTSEAAISIHKQRLPGTKVYSSMSFQKISKNINKAGHLKKLSNVNMLFFKQPRKPM from the exons ATGTTCCGACCGCAAATGTACTTCATGATGCTCGTTGTCGTCAGCAGCCATCTTTTGGGTCTAGTCTCAATGCAAACTGAATATGGAACTGGTACTTGCGACTCGCAGGGTCTTGACTGCCACAG GAGTGTTTTGATTCTTAACGACGAATGGGGAACATCCAAAGGTGGGTTGTCTACAATGAATCGTCAGATCGCCTTGGAAGCAAAGAACGCGGGGTTTGAGGTGTACGTGACGGTTCTGGACGCAAGCGAGGATGACATTGATGACGCATATGAAAAGGGTATCAAGCTCGTAAAAGCCAAGATCGTCGACAGTAGAGAACCAAACATGGATTGGTTGACGATTTATCACCCAGTGCAGTTTCCTGACTTGGAAAAAATACCAAATCTAGATATTATCATTGGACACGTACCTTTGACATCAGAAGCAGCAATTTCCATTCACAAGCAACGACTGCCTGGTACTAAGGTTTATTCATCCATGTCATTCCAGAAGATATCGAAGAACATAAACAAGGCTGGACACCTGAAAAAGTTGAGCAACGTGAATATGCTATTCTTCAAGCAGCCGAGAAAGCCGATGTAG
- the LOC139118113 gene encoding uncharacterized protein — protein MLYDYSYGMYNNFLWNVNEANTDTCHVGERSSIKDRSVLILNDEWGISRGGISSLNRVIALNAKAAGFRVYVTVLKATDNEIKDAKDKEIDLLIANGTDCEDNPRLDWLKCYHKAHFTDIDRRVSNLTAIIGHVDLTFEAAFSIRDQLFPGVKVVLFFHETPDDIAEYKDDWTSITSAEWEESVLFTAKKADALFSVGPRVYDHFQLKLKGIGNDVRHYQYLPLPEDDFFRIRRERPKKNELIQILTMERLADVGRFRAYDIVALAMSRVTKEYHDFKEKLPIWIIRGIAKKDHDDIRKHILHTLPSGGKHLKLSLLPYGTKEQIITELKQSRLMLVTSRSEPFSMAGLEAIAAGIPVLITSNSGLAEFVKNEFPVVADSVIL, from the exons ATGCTGTACGATTATAGTTATGGCATGTATAATAACTTTTTGTGGAATGTCAATGAGGCAAACACCGACACATGTCACGTTGGAGAGAGATCTAGCATCAAAGAccgtag TGTTCTTATTCTCAACGACGAGTGGGGAATATCAAGAGGTGGTATATCAAGTCTCAATCGAGTGATAGCTTTGAATGCCAAGGCTGCTGGATTCCGGGTTTATGTGACAGTGCTGAAAGCGACTGATAATGAAATCAAAGATGCAAAGGACAAGGAAATCGATCTCCTTATTGCAAATGGAACTGATTGCGAGGACAATCCTCGCCTTGACTGGCTAAAGTGTTATCACAAAGCACATTTCACTGACATAGATCGAAGAGTAAGTAACTTAACAGCAATTATAGGCCATGTCGACTTAACATTTGAAGCAGCATTTTCCATCCGTGACCAATTGTTCCCTGGCGTTAAAGTCGTCTTGTTTTTCCATGAGACCCCTGATGACATAGCAGAATATAAAGATGACTGGACGTCTATAACAAGTGCAGAATGGGAAGAAAGTGTGCTGTTCACTGCAAAGAAAGCTGATGCCCTTTTTTCTGTCGGACCAAGGGTCTATGACcattttcaattgaaattaaaaGGCATAGGTAATGATGTGAGACACTATCAGTACCTTCCCCTCCCTGAGGATGATTTCTTTAGAATCAGACGCGAACGTCCGAAGAAAAACGAACTCATTCAAATATTGACGATGGAACGTTTGGCTGATGTCGGCCGTTTTAGGGCTTACGACATTGTTGCCTTGGCAATGAGTCGTGTTACTAAGGaatatcatgattttaaagaaaagttgcCAATCTGGATTATCAGAGGTATAGCCAAGAAAGACCATGACGACATAAGGAAGCATATACTGCACACACTTCCTTCTGGTGGAAAACATTTGAAGCTGTCTCTTTTGCCTTATGGCACTAAAGAACAGATCATTACAGAGCTGAAACAAAGTCGCCTAATGCTCGTTACTTCTAGAAGTGAGCCATTTAGTATGGCTGGTCTGGAAGCAATAGCAGCCGGTATACCAGTACTGATAACATCTAATTCCGGACTTGCTGAGTTTGTCAAGAACGAATTCCCTGTTGTAGCCGACAGCGTTATCCTATAG
- the LOC139118124 gene encoding uncharacterized protein: MAGDGNIKGLCLALLCCLVINVSMCSDLNSGTCDANQLDCMDQRGSILILNDEWGTSKGGISSLNQQVAYQAKEAGFEVYVTVLKADEDDIDDAEEHGINLIIAETIGNTEPDIDWLEVYHKVHFPNLEEISDLKVIIGHVPLTSRAALEIRKNRFSDSRVFLFIHVIPEDIEVHKENWTPEKVEERESNILSESEGADAVFSVGPRIYSHFDSKFRAMSKGVKHIEYIPRPQDDFFDINITRPKDTHPIQILTFGRVAGVANLKGYDIVASALSRVTDLYHTMRLPPPKWIVRGVAKGLHDESNEYIRNRLKSNHGKYLKINLYPYGTQDKIRRDLKQSHLVLMASRSEPFGLVGLEAIAAGIPVLVTVNSGLAQFIKREFPVEANQMIVDVGVNDVDIDNDIDTWRDRVIDVLRYDYDVRFDVAQKIKNELYNCKTIDMSKKIFQDLLKAKITT, translated from the exons ATGGCCGGCGACGGAAACATAAAAGGACTATGCCTGGCATTGTTGTGTTGCCTGGTAATCAACGTGTCAATGTGCAGTGACCTGAACTCTGGAACCTGCGACGCAAACCAGCTTGACTGCATGGATCAGAG AGGTAGTATCTTAATACTAAACGACGAATGGGGAACATCGAAAGGTGGAATATCAAGTCTCAATCAACAGGTAGCTTATCAAGCCAAGGAAGCTGGGTTTGAAGTTTATGTGACAGTTCTGAAGGCAGATGAAGATGACATTGATGACGCAGAAGAACATGGAATCAATCTAATAATTGCAGAGACAATAGGTAACACTGAACCAGACATTGACTGGTTAGAGGTTTACCATAAAGTTCATTTCCCTAATTTAGAGGAAATATCTGACCTAAAAGTTATCATAGGTCATGTACCTCTGACCTCAAGAGCTGCTCTTGAAATCAGAAAGAATCGCTTTTCTGATTCAAGAGTATTCCTCTTCATCCATGTTATTCCTGAGGATATTGAAGTCCACAAAGAGAACTGGACCCCTGAAAAAGTTGAAGAGAGAGAAAGCAACATTCTTTCAGAGTCTGAGGGAGCCGATGCTGTATTTTCTGTTGGCCCTAGAATCTACAGTCACTTTGATTCCAAATTCAGAGCTATGTCTAAGGGTGTAAAGCATATAGAATACATACCAAGACCACAAGATGACTTCTTTGATATTAACATTACACGGCCAAAGGACACACACCCTATTCAGATCCTGACCTTTGGACGCGTGGCTGGTGTAGCGAATTTGAAAGGGTACGACATCGTTGCATCCGCTTTGAGTCGCGTAACTGACTTATATCACACCATGAGATTGCCGCCACCAAAGTGGATCGTGAGAGGTGTTGCAAAGGGGCTGCACGACGAAAGTAATGAGTACATTAGGAACAGGCTCAAATCCAATCATGGAAAGTACTTGAAGATCAATCTTTATCCTTACGGAACACAGGATAAAATCAGAAGAGATCTCAAACAGAGCCACCTGGTACTCATGGCGTCCAGAAGTGAACCATTCGGTTTGGTTGGTCTTGAAGCAATAGCAGCAGGAATACCAGTACTGGTGACCGTCAACTCTGGTCTGGCTCAGTTCATCAAGAGAGAATTCCCTGTCGAAGCCAACCAGATGATCGTCGATGTTGGCGTGAATGACGTGGACATTGATAATGACATAGACACTTGGCGTGATCGTGTCATTGATGTATTGCGTTACGATTACGATGTACGATTTGACGTGgcacagaaaataaaaaatgaactgTATAACTGTAAAACAATTGACATGTCGAAGAAGATATTCCAGGATTTGTTAAAAGCTAAGATAACCACGTAA